DNA sequence from the Siniperca chuatsi isolate FFG_IHB_CAS linkage group LG3, ASM2008510v1, whole genome shotgun sequence genome:
TTGCatctgcttcacattaaaaaccATCCAGTGGTGCCTCCATACTCCATGCCttgttttcatcagttttctgGCACATTGTGCTAAGATAGCTGGCTTTACAAGAAGGAAAATGGACTTTGTAACAGATCCAAAAAAGCAAGCAAGAGGGGAGCAGACACCACCAACCCAATGAATCTGCTGTACTCACCCTCCACTGCTAACTCCTCCGTTTATCCCTCGTTCCTCAGACGTGCCGGAGTCTCTCGGGGAGGCAGTGGGTGTGAGCAGGCAGGACGAGACGCTGACCTCTGTCTTAGACTCCGAGCCTACAAGGGAAAAATTAAGTACAGTCTGATTACCCGTCATCACCAATAAccaccaaacacaaacattcacattacacacacattttgagatTATCTGTAAAGCAGAACTCACTGTTAAAGCCTGAGGAGGTGTGGTTGATTCTGTCATTCTGCATCTGATTCTGTATTTGGAAAGAAGAGAGGCGGTCCAACACAGATGCAAATAAATGAGCATGACAAAAGGGTGATATCTGCTCCCTGGAACAAGTCAGAGTCACTAGAGACAGTGCCAGAGGAAAAACCATGTTGAAAACATCAGCGTGATATGACCTCCACCTAAACTCAAGGATTATAGGAGCTGGCAGTGCCAAGATGCATCATGACAAAACTGCAACATGACTATCTGCTGTGGAAGTGTAAATGATGATGTGCAAGGTAGGAAGTGGACTGGGAGACAAAGCTGATGAGTCACCCCCACTTCCAATTCtcttgttttttgggggggttttgcTTGTCTTTCTGAAAAGCTCAAACATGTTCCTGGGGTTTTCCTTTCAGTCAGTctttatttgtcacatgcatcattacacatgtacaatgtgcagtgaaatgctACACTGCCATGATCCTAAGTTTTACAATAGAGGTTATGTACAAAATGTAGTACTAGTAAAACGTGCAGAGAGAGATATAGattcaaaatatatcaaaacatctataaaaatatattaaatagttaaagtaaaaaaatgaaGTTAAGAATAAACGATACATAGTAGCACTGATAGTCTAAGTCTTCTGTCCATATACTAAGATAAATGGCCGTCTACTACGGTACCAGCTAGTAAAATTTTAACACCTGATCATTTtaaccaaaaaaaaccccaaaaacctATAGCTGTGTTTGAAATCACTCACTTAATAATTTACTTTATAGTAAGCAGTGAACAGAGATTTTGGGCACTTATGAATCATCATTTTACACCATCAGTGACAGGTGTAGTGTCATATCACATCCATCAAAGGAGAAGCATTGTATTGTGGCATTTTAACaaaaagtagtgtacatgctATGGACAGAACTAGATGCAGTGTTAGGTGCAGTGATTTGGTTTCTCTGAGGAACAATATCATAAACTCGGaaagtaaatatagtgcactagATAGAAAATAGTTGTGATTTCTCctgattattttgttaaataatttgGCAATCTTCATTTTGTCCTTTTCGTGTGCCTTCTCTGACATACATGGACTGTTTCCATTTGCTTCTTTTCAGCTGACAGCCAGGACCCTGGACATTGTAACACAAATCAAGGGTAATGCTAAATCATCCAAAGTCCCCGCTTACAATACACAAATGTAATGGCTTTCATGAGCTGGGGATAAAAATATATCCGACACAAATGTCAATGTATTTATTctattgttatttcattttcatttaaaggtACCATGTCCAGCTTTTGACCACTTGTGGTGCTATGGATAAGTGGGTCccagttttgtttgtattgtgccTGCCGATAGTTTCACACCATTCCACTGatgttggtggcggtaatgtgccaagaaatgtagcaatgcaccaacaaaggcaaggaagaaaaggctgctagcaagtaaacaaTGTCCTCGGGTGGCAGCTCCTTATATTGTTGTGTCTTTTCCTTTGTCAGTCAGGGCTGGTCAACACATCATCTGCTCCTCCGGAGGGATTCCTCCCTGGCCATGCCTCCCCACCTGTTTTTGCCTGGTCCTGCTTCTTTTCGTCACTGGTTCCTGCCACCCATCCCCAGCCTGTTCCGATCCATTACTCAAGCTGATAAAAACTGCTTCATGAAAATGTTAGAGGCGGCTGTGATTTAATCTGAGCAGTCCGCCTCTGTGGCTCTCTGTTGTACTGttaatgtgtgtgattgttagCTCTGAAGCCAACTTAGGTccattggtgtgtgtgaattaaTGTTAACTCATATGAGGCACTTGTTCAGGATCTGGGCAGTAGATTTAGCCTCTATTGTTATTTTCATACATCCTCCTTTTAGGTACCACACGTAGGTATTGTGACTGTCTAGttgaatttaattatctgttatgttctatgtgtgtagcatgaagggactacaaactttcatttcattatacaaccttgtgttgtataatgataaatacatTACCTTGTACCTAGTAGTTGAACACTAGGTTTTATgggttttgttttagtttgacAGGTCAGAGTAGTGCAGCTGGATAGACTTTTGTTTCGTTCTTTTCAGCTAATTTCAGCTGTAGTGAGTCAGTGGGGATCTGCCAGGTTAGGAAGTgtgctctgttttgtttgtttcacgaTTTGGCGCCTCACTTGACCCCTTTCTCTATTGATCATCTGATGATATTCAACTGTTGAGCAGAAACTTGTAACTTTGTAATTTATATTATTGTCGATACACTAAACAATAAATGGCAGTGCTTGCCCGACTACAATGGCAGTATGTTGCTTCCCTTATCTCTAGACACCTGCAGGGTTGTAACAATGTACGATTCAAATTTTCCACACACGAAAAAAGGCAATGATAACTATGTTTACAAAAAACTCCACAAGGAACCTGCTGAACCTGTAAACAGCTGTAAATAAGttacaaatattgtttttttttgtttgtagacaGAGTTGTAGTGATGGTATTTTTATCTGGATCTTGTTACACTTCTGTGAGTGAATGTTAATTGATTGCTTGATCATAGGAACAAGTCATTTCTCCATGGAAGCTAGTTAGTTAGCCTTAACTAGCTTGAACTCCAGTGGAATTGTGGGTTTTTAACTCAACGCAATttcaataggcctttttcacagcagacattttgacttgtcatagtacgAAAAGCACTGGTGTTACTAACAACATTAACGATGTCTcagttctattcaagtgtcccagtaaaccaTGACAGTGGGACAGTGAGCCAGCACGCACAATACCAggaaactgaaactgaagcagctaaatggaattcagccataattaattttattatttacatctgtgcttttcttctgtgacatgtcaaaatgtcttctgtgagaAAGGCctattgtatgtatgtagtaTGTAGTATGCAGGGGCCAATAAATGAAAGAACTACTCACAATTAAATTCTTAATTCACAGAGCAGGGACGCATGCCGCCATAACAAATCATAAACTGTACATAGATTAGATAAATTGCTTCCTCTATGTCAAAAAACACTGTGCtagaaaaaacacataaataaaaatgacatgaaaatggTTTCCAACCCAAATGTTTCAAATTCATGTGGTAATGAAATGTTAATGATATCGGAAATATTCAATTCCACATTCATTTTCTTCTGTTCATGGCAAAATACAGTCTGTAGCATCCCAAGATGCATTtgctcacatactgtactgtaatacattttgtacCACAAAACATGGCACAAAATGCAGCACGTACCACGCCGTGCCTCACAGATAGACATCCGgttatataaataatgttttcaatcaacaacaatttacaTGAACTCTAAaagcaaatgaacaaattatgttctctttcatctcttttacttttttggaCACACCATACTGTGTGCACCTACATAGCGCTGCTCATTCTAACTACTGATTCTTCAGTTTATTCCAATCAGCGACTGCTGTTGCTCCTGCATCACTGTGTGCACAATACAAGCCATCAGGGGTTCACAACAGCATAAAAATCTTTCATTCACTGTTTGTTGGATGAATGACTGTTGTGTATTAACAATATTAATGTCAAGAacaattttgatttatttcaatGACATGCAGTTCATTGCAGTGACATTCACAACCCATTCTGTGCCTCATTGATTCAGTTTTACAGCATGCAGATGAATGAGGTTCAGACatggtgtctgtgtttgctgtcaCCACATAGTGAACCCTCTGACCCTGGTTATAGCCACGGCAAGTGTGTAGCAAATaatgactgaaaatgtaatGACGTACTGAAAACTTATAACAATAGAAGAATGACATTTAGACTGATTACGTCTCCCCATGGTCACTGTCAAAAATAGACACATCTTAAATGTTACTAAAGAACAGCCGTGCAAAACAACGAAGCACATTCACTCAGGttttgtacttcagtacaattttgaagtacttaGCAGTTCTATAtattgttattgattaattccaagtatataaagtacttaTAATTAGCACTACCTTGTCaagctacaatattaaaatgctgcttacatgctaatgcatcagtaataataatccaataatatggtatatacagtataatataataaatatagcaCTGAAAAGGGCTATTCTTcttaatgagtacttttacttttaatactgaGGTACATTTGActaataatacttttgtacttctacttaagGCAAATTTTgcatgcaggacttttacttgtaatggagtatttttacattatggtattagtacttttaggTAATATCTCaatacttccaccactgctaaagGAATTGAGACGTGGGACATGTTTTGAGTATATTTTGGGGCATTTTGAGCCTTTGTTAAAGACAGTAtcagagagatgacaggaaatgagggaaagagagacgcaacaaaggtccccagtcAGACTCAAATATAGGACATTGCATTTCATGGTTGGCATCTTAACCCCTAACTTACGTCTGAGtaattttgtcttgttttgataATGCATGGGAAATATCATCATCCAACAATAAAAACCAACAGGGCAGATGCATGTGCTTGCACTTACTTGTGCCTCCATATGTTGCTGATCAGGGATGACAGCTCTCTCCTCCAAGTGTGCACTGCTACATTGTGACAAGGAAGCTCTCTGAACAGGTGGACACGTCCTGGTGAGGGGGTCAGGCCCGGACATCCCTGAGAGACCAGCAGCCAAACCcagatgaaaagagagaggagaaaagattaaaaactattttttactttcactaTTAGTAGTAAGTAGCCTAGTAGTAGTTACAAAATCGTACTTTTCGTGACTATACAGTAATTTTACACAATGTATGTTTCAcaggagaaacaaaacagaaatgacagtaacagtaatatttatttactataaataaagttggaGACAATAATAGACtaaatgtttatattaaaattaaaaatattagttataattaaaattttacaaaagtaaataaaactaacttcaaaatttcaacaaaaaccCACTCAAGTACTAGTAGGTgaagcagtagtagtagtcatGGTGATAGTAATACTTAGCAGAGGAGCCGACGCACATACATGCCCGCACACGTTCACGCGCACACACCTTTGCCaccgtgctgctgctgctgctgctggggctcTCCTGCTCTGATGCTGTCTGGATCTCAGCATCTTCTGTGGTTTTCTCAATGAGCTCCGGTTCGGTTGTCATGGCTACCGGGGATAGTCCTCCCTCCTCATCAGAACTCCGAggatcatcctcctcctcctcttcctcattatCTGCCCGTTCCTCTTCTTCACTGGCTGTTTCCATTGGCTCATTCTCCTGGAGAGAGGGGGACGGCGGCTGCAATGACAAaagttgtatttaaaaaatgtctccaTTAAAAAAGGGAGTAAAGTGGAGCTAAAGCACATCCTCGGAGATGAATGGGCAACACTTGAGTTTGATCTAAGTTCTCATTGTAGGAgctttaaacagcattttactgctgcgcTTCTTCGGGGCGGAAAgagtagacaaaaaaaaaaaaataaataaaacacctcCCACTTGGAGAAACACACGGATATTAGAAATAACGACAGCCGCCTACTGTATCCTACTTAAGTCTGCACCCacaagggaggaagagagggaggagagcgcGCTGTCAGAAATGATACAAAGGATTTAACGAAGCACGAAGCGGGAGAGATGCGGGGATACCGAGGGGACGAGAAAACAAAACTACAGGGGTTAACAACGCGCCTCAAAACGCACGCAATGTGATAAAGGCTACATTAACAAACATGCTGCTCGGCTGTTCGGGGCTGAGTCCTCCGCCGGCCTGCGCGACAGAGCGGCGCGCACAGGAGAGCGGCAGCGGCACGTCTCAAGTTTAGACAGACACCGCCTACTGCGCGGCAGGCCCAGACACCCCGCTCCGTTCCGCACAGCGAAAGTTCCCGAGAGCGAAACGAAATGTTACTGAGCCCAGATAGCGATGTGGCGACGGAGCCACAAACTGTGCAGAGACGCTCCCACGGTGCGCGCGGGGAAGCCGCTCCGGAGGTTTCTGCTCATGTCACCCGCACCTTTTGTGCAGGAAGCCGagctgcgcgcacacacacacacacgcatatttACCGAGGCTACAGAGGACAAACACAGCACGGGCACGGTCGCATCCCGCTGACAATTAGCCCAAAGAAACAACAAATCATCTTCCTAAATGTGGGGAATCTCATCAAACACTTTTGCATTTAAAACATAAACGAGGCTGAACAcgaaacaaaaatatttggcGAGGGAAGCCGAGCGCGTCCTGCTGCCGTGTGTGCGGTTTCAACCACTGATCATTAATTTATCAGCAAACCATCAGCACGCCCAGTGCAAGCGACGTGTTGGAAATATTAAGTTAGCAGTGCTCACCTTTTTCACAGCGTGCTTGTCCTGCAGTGCTCTCTGTACAAGTCTGTCAGCGGACGCATTCTTCGGCATCGGCTCCTCCACCACCATCCCCCTCAGAGGAAGAGTAATGTTCCCGCAGCGGGTCCTGCGCAGCCTGCCCCTCGCCACCTCTCTCTCCATGACCACTTTGACTTTGCCTCGGGTCAGCTTCTCCTCCGACAGCCGCTCCTGGCTGCTCAGATAGCCCAAAATCTCCTTTAGCCCGAGCGGCTTCATGTGGCCTCTGGTCGCGGCGGCAGAGCACCCTCGGAGGCTCTTCTCGGACAGGCTGCGAACAGAAGCCACCAATCTGTCGCCCAGGTCGGAGTTGGCGTGGTTCCCCGCTGTTTTGGTGCCCCCTCCTCCGACTCGAAGTTTGGGCTTGAGGGGTGCAGCCTGCTTCTGTCTATGTTGTTGAGGGAGGTTGCTGACGCTCCCGGGGCAAGTTTTGTTCTCTCCGGACAAACCCGGCTCTTTCCCTCCGCGAAGTGCATCGGCTGTGCTCGGTGTTATCCTGCAGGCATCACCGCCGTCGTGTGCGCTTGTTCTGTGGCCGAGACCGGGCGACGGGCAGTCCCCCGCACCCTGCTGTCCTAATCCCTTGTCTCTCGGTGCACTTGCTTTCTCCTCTTTACAGCCGCTCCCGACATCGCAGCCCGTTGTTGCGCCACAGCTGAGGCACCCGTTTCCGCTATTTGGGCTGAAGGCAGGCTTGAGCTTCTTGTCGGTGGTGCTGGCTGATGTTTGAGTGTGGGGATCTGGGCTGGGCTCCGagtcctcctctccctcctcctggtCGGTGAAGCTGTGCGCACTGTCGCCGTTGTTGTTCAGATGGTCGTGTTTGGTCGGCTCCCTCGCTGCCTCcgcgctgctgctgccgctgccagCGGCCGTAAACTCACTcttctttctgcttttcctctgcACCTTCGCCGCGTTTCGGTACGATATGGACCCCTTATAGCTAACTTTGAGCACCGTCTGCTCTTGAATCAGTTTTTCCAGTTCTGTCCTGGTTCGGTCCGGGTCTGACCCGTGTCGTCTCCGGACCATTCGACAAATCCTCTCCAGATCCGGACGGGCTTTCCTCGAGCGGAGAGAGTCGATTGTTTCCAGGATCCACTCTCGGTACTTATTGGGCTCGGACATCTTCTCCTGCGTGTGCGGATGGGGTTTGGCCCGAGTGCGTCTTTTCCCCCCGCTGTTGTTTCACAAGTGACGCTGTGTCAACGCTGGGAAGCCAGAGTGCGATCCCCGGCTGGAGAATGAGGACGGAAGCCTGGCTGGTACGCTTGCGTTCGTTGGCCACATTGTGCGCTTAAGGTGGACCGAAGATGGCGCCTAGATCTCAACCACAGACGCAAATGGCATTTAAGGTGGAATTGGCTGCTTTTAGCGCATCGGAGCTATGTTCTTTGTTCGCAGTCTCGTGCTGCTCAACGCGCAGTTTGTAATATCTGATTTTAACACAAAGAAATACCAATGCACGGTCTGAACGGCGAGGAGAGGAGGCGGATGAGTTATCGAGTGTCGTGTTTTTAAGCGTTATGGCGAATCAGATTGAGCCGGGCGGTCAACAGATGGGTGGGTGTCGACTCCATTCCGCATCAGGCGGCTGTGATGGATGTCTGACCTCTAGGCTACAACACTCCACCACAGAGATATTTCAAATATCTTATCATCTACAACCCTCTCTTTCCCAAACGTGCAGCAGCTGAACCGTCAACTAAACACACATCCAGGAAGCACACACAAGTTCAGTAGAATTTTACAAGTAAAACTTTATTGGAATGATACTCGTGTTGCAAAATATTACACTTCGTGTTTTTATGTCACTGCTCTCGTGACTTTAGACACTTCCctttgctctctgtgtgtgtgtgtgtgtgtgtgtggcggggg
Encoded proteins:
- the samd1b gene encoding LOW QUALITY PROTEIN: atherin (The sequence of the model RefSeq protein was modified relative to this genomic sequence to represent the inferred CDS: deleted 2 bases in 1 codon), translating into MSEPNKYREWILETIDSLRSRKARPDLERICRMVRRRHGSDPDRTRTELEKLIQEQTVLKVSYKGSISYRNAAKVQRKSRKKSEFTAAGSGSSSAEAAREPTKHDHLNNNGDSAHSFTDQEEGEEDSEPSPDPHTQTSASTTDKKLKPAFSPNSGNGCLSCGATTGCDVGSGCKEEKASAPRDKGLGQQGAGDCPSPGLGHRTSAHDGGDACRITPSTADALRGGKEPGLSGENKTCPGSVSNLPQQHRQKQAAPLKPKLRVGGGGTKTAGNHANSDLGDRLVASVRSLSEKSLRGCSAAATRGHMKPLGLKEILGYLSSQERLSEEKLTRGKVKVVMEREVARGRLRRTRCGNITLPLRGMVVEEPMPKNASADRLVQRALQDKHAVKKPPSPSLQENEPMETASEEEERADNEEEEEEDDPRSSDEEGGLSPVAMTTEPELIEKTTEDAEIQTASEQESPSSSSSSTVAKGCPGLTPSPGRVHLFRELPCHNVAVHTWRRELSSLISNIWRHKIRCRMTESTTPPQALTARSLRQRSASRPACSHPLPPRETPARLRNGINGGVSSGGFMKSEGAIGSPVDWTVSDVVSYFTAAGFPEQAAAFRTQEIDGKSLLLMQRNDVLTGLSIRLGPALKIYERHVKVLQKTHFKDDDC